DNA sequence from the Spirochaetaceae bacterium genome:
GCGGCACGCGCGCCGGTAGTGATGACCCGTGCGGCGCTGTTTGCCGACAAGGCGGCGCTGTTTCCCGGCGCCGTGTTCGTGGTCGGAGCGGACACCGCGGAGCGCCTGGTCGACGAGCGCTTCTATGGCGGCTCGGCGCACGACATGGACGCGGCGCTCGCGGCCCTGGCGGAGCATGGATGCCGCCTGCTGGTGGCCGGCCGCCGTAGTGGCGGCGAACGCTACCTCACGTTGCGCGACCTCGCGCCGCGCATTCCGGCGGCACACCGCGGCTTGTTCTGCGAGTTGCCGGAAGCACTGTTCCGCCGCGACATCTCCTCTACCGAGGTGCGCTCGCGAGCCGCGGCGAGACCGGCTTGCCGCTGAACCGCACGCCGAGCGCCGCCGGCCCCGACGAGAGCGGGGGCATCTTCTACGGTTGGGTCATGGTCGGCGCCTTCTTTGTGTTCAACATGCTCGGCCAGGCGAGCGGCACGCTCAACTTCGGACTATTCGTGATCCCGATCAGCGACGAACTCGGCATGTCGCGCCAGATGATCGGCTGGGCGCAGACGGCGCGCATGTGGGCGGGGGGGCTGAGCGGCATCGTGATCGGCCGCTGGCTGGACCGCCACGGCCCGCGCGGCCCGGTGCTGGTGGCGGCGGTCGCGGCGGTAGGCGGACTGCTGATCCTGTCGCGCGCGCAGTCGCCGGCGGTCCTGTTCGGCGTGTTGCTGGCGCTGGGGGCGAGCGGCTGGACGGCGCCGGGCGGCGGCGCCCTGATCGCCACCGTGCCGGTGTCCAAGTGGTTCGTGCGGCTGCGCGGGCGCGCCACCGGGATTGTGCAACTGGGATTGGGCGTGGGCGGGGCGCTGCTGCTGCCTTTGACGCAGGTGCTGATCGACCGCCACGGCTGGCGGTCGGCGCTGGTGACCCTGGCGTGGCTGTCGGCCGCCGTCGTTCCGCTGGTCGTGCTGCTGCGCCGTCAACCGGGCGACCTCGGCCTGGCCCCCGACGGCGGGCCGCCGCGCCGCCGCGCGCTGCGCAAGGACGGCGCATCGGGCCCGGTGCCGCGCGCTGCGCCGCCGGCGGATGACGATACGCTCTGGACCATGGCGGGGGCTGCCCGCACCACGGCCATGTGGCAGCTCACGGCCGCCTTCGCCAGCCTCGCCTTCATGCTCGGCGCGGCGAGCGTGCATCGCGTTCCGCACTGGGTCGAGCTGGGCTTCAGCCCGGCCACCGTGTCGGTGGCGTTCGGAGTCGACGCCACGGTCGCCATGGCAACCGCGCTGGCCGGTGGATTCGTGGTGGAGCGGCTCGCCGCGCGTTTCGTCGGCGCGATCTCGGGCACGCTGTTTTGCGTGGCGCTGTCGCTGATGCTGATCGGGCGGGCGTGGCCGCCGGTGCTGTTCGCGTCGGTCATGCTGTTCGGCGCCGCGATCGGGTTCAACATGGTGGTGCAGGGGGTGATCTGGGCGCAGTACTTCGGCTGGCGGTTCGTCGGCACCATCCGCGGGGTGGTACTGCCGATCACGGTGCTTGCCGGCGGGTTGGGCGCACCGATCGCCGGCGCCGTGCGCGATGTCACGGGAACGTACCGCGTGTCGTGGATCATCGTGCTGGCGATGAGCGCGGTCAGCACCCTGCTGCTGCTGTGTGCACGGCCGCCGCGGTCGCCCGAACGCCGCGCCGGTGGCTGACCGGCCGCGTCGCCGGAGCCGGTCCGAACGCCGCCCGTGCCCGCCACGGTCGCCCGAGCGCGGTGCCGGATGCTGAACAGGCCGTGCGCGGCCGGCCGGAGCCGGCCCTGACCATGCAGGACGCCCGCGCTGCGCGCCAATTACGTCAATGCGACCGCACGACGACGAAGCGCGCGCGTTGAGGTCGGCGGGTGACTCATGGCGACCACACCGCGGTCGGATCAACGGAGGCGCCGACGCTTGATGCACCGGTTGCCGAGGCCGGTAGGCCGCGCCACAATGGAGTACGCCATGGCCCGACAAGCGCAACTCTGCCTTACCACCGTGGAGACCCACACCTGCGGCCACCCGACCCGGGTGGTCGTGGACGGCTTGCCCGCGTTCGCCGGCGCCAGCGTCGCCGATCAGCGTGCCTGCGCGCGCAATGAGCACGACGAGTTGCGCACCTTGCTGTGCCGCGAGCCGCGCGGCCACCTGGCGATGTACGCGGCGTACGTGGTGCCGTCGCGGGTAGCCGATGCCGGGGTGGTGTTCGCCAGCCAGGTGGGATACGACGACATGTGCGGCCACGGCACCATCGGCGTGGTCACCGCGCTGTGCCAGAGCGGTCGCCTGCCGCGCGACCGGCCCGTGCGCCTGGAGACTCCCGCCGGCGTGGTCACCGCCGAACCGCGCTGGGACGGGCGGCGCGTCGCGTCGGTCAGCTTCGACAGCGTGCCCGCGTTCCTGTACGAACGCGATGTCAGCGTCGACGTGCCGGGATTGGGGGAGGTAAGCGGCGACGTCGCGTTCGGCGGCAACTGGTACCTCTACGTGGACGCCGCCGCCATCGGGCAGTCGCTCGATGCCGCCAACCTCGCGGAGTTGATGCGCCTCGGCAATGCCATCAAGGAGGCGCGCAACGGCGTCGCCGAAGTGGAGCACCCGTTGCATGCGCAGATTGCACGCGGGTTGATCGGGGTGTCTTTCTACGGCGCGCCGCGCGCAGACCCGGCGGCGGACCAGTGCAACGTGGTGGTGGAGAGCGACACCTTCTACGACCGGTCCCCGTGCGGTACCGGCACCTGCGGGCGGATGGCGGTGCTGCATGCCCGCGGCGAATTGGCGGTGGGCGAGTCGTTCCGCAACGAGGGCATCGCCGGCGGCGAGTTCACCGGCCGCATTGTGGCGGAAACCGCAGTGGGGCCGCTGGCGGCGATCCAACCACGCCTCACCGGGTCGGCGTGGGTCATGGGGCAGGCGCAGTGGAGCCTGGATCCGACCGATCCGCTCGGCACCGCGGGCTGGTAGCAGCGCCGCCCGACCGCTCGCGTTACGGCGCCGCCGCGCACACCTGCCGGAACTCCCGCAACCACCGCGAACGGGCCACGAACCGTTCGGCGAACAGTCCGAGCAGCAGCGCGGAGACGGTGCCGGTGATCAGGAAGGCGGGTGCGATCAGCCACGCGCTCTCCCCGAAGATGATCAGGCGCGCCGCCGCGACCTGCGCCAGGTTGCTCGCCAGGGCGCCCGTGATGCTCACCCCCACCAGCGAGACGTGGCGGCCCGCACCGTGGTACAGCAGCAGCATGACCACGGCGCTGGCCAGCGAGCCGGCGGCGGAGAACAGCACGATGTAGGAGAACAGGGTGCCTTGGACGATGCCCTGGCCCACCACTTTCAGGGCCACCAGGGTGAGGACCTCGCGCGGCCGCATCACCGTCAGCGCGACCAGGACCGGCAGGTTTGCCAACCCCAGTTTCAGGAACGGCACCGGCTTCGGGATGACGTACTCGACCGAGGCCAGGAACAGCGCCGCCGCGGCCAGCAGCGCCAGCGCCCGCTGCCGGCGCTCCACGACCTCCCCCGGTACCAACGCGGACTCTCCGGTCCGGCCGGCGGCGGCGTCGCGGCGTTCACCCACGGCGCCTGCCGGCGAACGCCGCCGAGCGCGGTGGGCGGGGGCGGTGCACCGCGGCCCGATGGTGCGCCGTCATCGGTGCGCGCGCTCCGATCAGGACACGGCGTCCCGGATCGCCGCGGCGCGGTCGGTGCGTTCCCACGAGAACTCGTCGCGTCCGAAGTGGCCGTAGGTGGCGGTGCGCCGGTAGATTGGCCGCGCCAGGTCGAGCGTGGCGGTGATGGCGGCCGGTGTCAGGTCGAACACGTCGCGAACCGCGTCCTCGATGCGCTGCTCGGCGACGGTGGCGCTGCCGAACGTGTGCACGTACAGCGACACCGGTTCCGCGACGCCGATGGCGTAGGCGATCTGTACCTCGCACTCGGCACACACCCCGCTGGCGACGATGTTCTTGGCCACGTAGCGCGCCATGTAGGCGGCGGAGCGGTCCACCTTGGAGGGATCCTTGCCCGAAAATGCGCCGCCGCCGTGGCGTGCCTTGCCGCCGTAGGTGTCGACGATCAGCTTGCGCCCGGTGAGGCCGGAGTCGCCGTGCGGCCCGCCCACCACGAAGCGCCCGGTCGGGTTGACCAGGTAGGTCACGCCGCCGTCGAGCATGGCCGCCGGCAGCGCCGCCTTGATTACCTCTTCGACGAGAGCCTCCCTGAGTTGCTCGTGGCCGACTTCCTCGCGGTGCTGGTGGGAAAGCACCACGGTCTCGATGGCGGCCGGACTCCCGCCCTCATAGCGGACCGACACCTGGCACTTCCCGTCGGGGCCGAGGAACGGCAGCCGGCCGCTCTTGCGAACCTGCGCCGAGCGCAGCATGATGGCATGCGCGAATTCGATCGGCGCCGGCATGAGGTGCGGCGTGTCGGAGCAGGCGTAGCCGAACATCAGCCCCTGGTCACCGGCGCCCTGTTGCTTCCCCGCGCCGCCGTCCACCCCGCGGGCGATGTCCGGCGATTGCGCGTGCATGACGTTGAGCACCGCACAGGTTTCATGGTCAATGCCCAGCGCCGGGTCGTCGTAGCCGGCATCGCGCAGCACCTCGCGCGCGAGCTGCTGCGGATCCGGCGAGCCGCCGGTGCGGATCTCGCCGCCGACGACGATCAGGCCGGTGGTGGCGAACGTCTCGCACGCCACCCGGGAGGCGGGGTCCTCGGCCAGGGCGGCGTCCACCACGGCATCGGAAATCTGGTCGCACAACTTGTCGGGGTGGCCTTCGCCAACGCTCTCCGAGGTAAACCGGTAACTGCGGCGCTGCTGCATTGGTGCCCGCCAGAGTAGCGGGGCGGACCCTGCTGGGCAAGGAGATTCAGACGTCCGCCGGACCGACTTCGTTGTCGCAGGCGCTGGCTGGGACAAGCCCGGCGCGCGCGGAGTGGTTCCGTGGGTCCGGGTGACGTAGCCTCGATCCCGCAGCCCGCGCTCCCGGCAAGGTCAATCATCGTCGTCGGTAACCGTGAACGTATACGAAGAGAGTGTGCCGACGTGATATCTGGGGCCGGGAAGAATGGTGATGGTAACGGTACTGTCCGCTTCGTCGTCGTCGTCGTCGATCAACCGGACCTTGAAGTAATTGGAGAACTCGTTCGACACGGTCGCCGTGTGTTCGCCCGCTGAATGCAGCACGTTTCCGGTCTCGGTCAGCCGGTATTTGACCGTCACGGGGTAGTGTTCCTTGGGCCTGTAGTAGGAGAAAATGTTGAAGCTATGTTCAGCGGCCGCTTCCGAAACCGGGGTGTCAGCGGCAGCAACAGGGAAGCTCTTGAAGCGGGGCGTGGTGCCTTCCTTGAGAATCGAGCACCACTTGCCGTCGAACCAGGGGCCCGCGTCGTTCCCGTGCCACGCATGTACCCTTACGAGAAAGAAGAACCCCAGTTGCAGGCCGGTGAGTGTGTAACTGTTCTCGGTGCTCGCGATGTCGTTGACCCGGTACCAGTCCGTCCCGTAGAACAAAGGCCGCCACTGCAACTCGTAGCCGGTGACCGGTTCTTTGGTTGCCAGTGCCGTCCACGTTACCGTAATGCTGTTCGGATGCGTGTTCTTCAGGCAAACTCCAGTTGAAAAATCGGCTGTGCCCTGCGACGGCGGAGCGGTGGGCGTCGCCGGTGGCGGAGCGGTGGGCGTCGCCGGCGCGGTTGGCACCGTCACGACATCGGACCAGGCGCCATCGATCATGGCGAACAGGGCGCGCACCCGCACCTGATAGGCAACCTCCGGTTGCAATCCGTGGATCGTGTAGCTGGTAGCCGAACTCGCTATACCGGTGACCGGGATCCATGCCATGTCGGTGCCGGATCGCCACTGCAGCTCGTAGCCAGTGATCGATTCGCTGGTTGCCGGTGCGGTCCAAGTCACCGTGATGCGGTTCGAGTGTGCCGTGGGCGCGGCGAGCGACGGTGCCGCGGGTGCCGGCGCCGTCGTGGTCGATACGGTGATCGACTCGGACCAGGCGCCAACGGTCGTCGGGAACAGGGCGCGCACTCGCACCTGATAGGTAACCTCCGGTTGCAGTCCGTGGATCGTGTAGCTGGTAGCCGAACTCGCTATGCCGGTGGCCGGGATCCATGCCATGTCGGTGCCGGACCGCCATTGCAACTCATAGCCAGCGATGGTCAACTCCGCAACGGGTGCCGTCCACGTTACCGTTATGCTGGTCTGGGCTCCCGTTCCGTTGGACAGCAGGGGCGCAGCCGGTGCGGCTGGCGCGGCCGGCGCCTCGTCGGTCGGTGGCGGTACCACCGCGCTGCACGCTCCCAGCAGACAAACCACGATCACCAGTATGCCCACGACTCGTGGCTCAACGGCCATGGCGCCAAGGTTGCCCAACACCGCGACAAACGACCTCATGGACCGCAGTGTAGTACGAATTCATGAATGAACGATCATTATTGATGATAGAACAACTTGTTCCGTCAAGACGGCAAGAGGACAACTACCTGTGCCAGAACGACCTGGCCCGATGTCACCATGGCGCCGGGACTGATCCCGTTCTGTGCGAGTAGCCCGAACGCCCACCGCCGACGCGGCACCGCAGTCACTGGCCCGACGGTGCCCGGCTGGCCAGGCTGGCTGGAGCGAACGTTGAAGGCGGCAGTGACGAGGTGATATATTCGGGCGCCCTCCGTACCGGACGTCGACTCGGCGGCCATCGCCGGGGGTATCGTCATGCTCCACGGGAATGGTCGGCACGTGAAGAATTGTCATGAGTAAGCGCAGGAGCCGCAGGAAGGCATTGCGGCGGGCGCCGGCGCCGCCGCCGGGCGGGGTCCAGCTCGCGCGGCTGGTGCGCAAGAACGTAGCGGATGCGGAGGCGCCGCGCGAGCTGCTGCGTCGTGTCGCCGGCGGCGAGTTGCCCGCCGCGATCGAGGGGGTGCAGGGCGGCTTTGCCGCGGTGCTGCTGCACTGGCTGCGGGAAGCGGCGGACGGTCCGCTGGTGGTGGTGACGCCGACCGAGCAGGAAGCGGATCTGCTCGCCGACGACTTGGCCCTGACCGCGGAGCCGGTTGCCGGCCGCGGGTTGACGGCGCGCGCCTCGGGAACCTCTTCCGCGCCGCACGCGGCGCTTCAGGCGCACGGCGGATCCGCCGCGCAGGCGGTGCCCACCGCCGCCCTCACGATCGCGAACGGCCGTCCAACGCGCGCCGTCGCGGGCGCGGCGAACCGGCGCAACCGGATCCGGCGCTTTCCCTGGTGGGGGCTGCTGCCGTATGCGAGCGCGTCGCCGCTGCCGGCGGTGTTCGGCGAGCGCGCCGGCGTGCTCGCCGAACTGGTTACCGCGCCGGAGCAGATCGACATCCTGGTGACCTCAATTCGCGCGTTGCTGACCCCGGTGCCGCCGCCCGATTACCTGTGCGAGCGGGTGTTCAGGGTCGCCGTGGGCAGCGACCTGGACCCGATCGAGGTGGAGGAACAGCTCGTGACGCTCGGTTACGTGCGCGTGCCACGCGTCTCCATCCACGGCGAATTCTCGGTCAAGGGCGAGGTGATCGACATCTACCCCTACGACCGCGAACACGCGGTACGCGCGGTGCTCGACTTCGACACGGTGGAGGAACTGCGTGAATTCGAGCCGGCCACGCAGCGCTCGGTGGCGGCGCTGGCGGAGGCCGCGGTGTACCCGGCGCGCGAAGTGCACATGGCGGGCGCGGAGCTGGACACGCTGGCCGCCAACCTGGCGCAGCCGTCGCTGCCCGAGGAGGGGCGCGAGCTGTTCCTGGACGCGGTGCGCCGCGACCCCGACGCGCGCGGCGCCGAGATGTTCTTTCCGCTGTGCTTTGCCGAGCCGGCCAACCTGCTGCAGATCCTGCCGCCCGGAGCGCTGCTCGTGCTGGCCGGGGAGGAGCGCCTGGCCGCCACGTTCGACGCGGTGCGCAAGGAATACCAGGCGCTGTACCGGCAGGCGATGGCGGGCGGCCACTTCGGGCCGCTGCCCAAGTCGCTCCTGCTCGACTATCACCGCCTGATCGGCGATCATCCGCGCCGCGTCGCGGTGCACGAACTTGCCCCGAGTGCCTCCGCGGTGGAATTCGGGGCCCCGCAGGAGCCGCGGCTGCGGCTGCCGTGCGATCCTCCGCGCTCGTTCTTCGGCAACATTCCCTACTTTCGCGACGAAGTGGGGCGCCTGCTGGCCGCCGGCAACGAGGTGCTGATCTTCGCGGTGTACGAGCACCAGGCACAGCGCCTCGCCGCGCTGCTCGGCGAACTCGGGCGCAGTGCCCAGGTGCGCATCTTCCCGCAGAGCATCAGCGCCGGCTTCGCCCTTCCCGACGCCGGGGTCGTGGTGATCCAGGAGAACGAGATCTTCGGGCGCAAGCGGCGCATTCCGCGCGAGGCGGCCGCGGCCAGGAGCGAGGCGATCGACTCGTTCGTGGACCTGTCCGCGGGCGACTACGTGGTGCACGTCAACTACGGCATCGGCAAGTACCACGGCCTGGAGCGGATGAAGGTGCTCGGCAACGAGCGCGACTACATCGACCTGGAGTTCGGCGGCGACGAGCACGTCTACCTGCCGATCGAGCAGGTCAACCTGATCCAGCGCTACGTGGGCAAGGAGGGCCGCGCCCCGAAGCTCGACCGCATCGGCGGCAAGGCGTGGGAGTCGCGCAAGGCGAAGGTGCGCAAGTCGGTGGAGGAGCTCGCCGAGCGGCTCATCCAGCTCTACGCGCGCCGCAAGCGGGTGCAGGGCACGGCGTTCGACCACGACACCGACTGGCAGGCGCAGTTCGAGGCCGGCTTCCCGTACCAGGAGACGGACGATCAGATCACCTGCATCGAAGAGGTGAAGGCGGACATGGAGGCGCCGAGCCCGATGGACCGGCTGATCTGCGGCGACGTCGGGTTCGGCAAGACCGAGGTGGCGCTGCGCGCGGCGTTCAAGGCGGTGATGGGCGGCAAGCAGGTGGCGGTGCTGACGCCGACCACCATCCTGGCCGAGCAGCACTTCGAGACCTTCCTGGAGCGGTTTCAGGCATTCCCGGTCAAGATCGAGATGCTGTCGCGTTTTCGCAGCCGGCAGGAACAGCGCTCGGTGGTGGCGGCGGTCGGGGCGGGCGGCGTCGACGTGGTAATCGGCACCCACCGGCTGATCCAGAAGGACGTGCAGTTCAAGAACCTCGGCCTGCTGGTGATCGACGAGGAGCAGCGTTTCGGCGTCAAGCACAAGGAGCGGCTCAAGGAGCTGAAGGCCAACATCGACTGCCTTACGCTGACCGCGACGCCCATTCCGCGCACCCTGCACATGTCGCTCACCAAGATTCGCGACATGTCGCTCATCACCACGCCGCCGCAGAACCGCCTGCCGATCGAGACCTTCATCCAGGAGTTCGACGAGGAGTTGGTCGCCGATGCCATACGCAAGGAGCTGGCACGCGGCGGGCAGGTGTTCTACCTGCACAACCGGGTGCGCTCGATCCGCGAGATCATGGGCTTCCTGGTGCGCCTGCTGCCGGAGGCGAGCATCGAGTTCGCGCACGGCCAGATGGGCGAGGCGGACCTGGAGGAGGTGATGCACCGCTTCGTCGGCGGCGAGTTCGAGGTGCTGGTGACGACCACGATCATCGAGAACGGGCTCGACATTCCCAACGTCAACACGATCATCATCGATCGCGCCGACATGTTCGGCATCGCCCAGCTCTACCAGTTGCGCGGGCGGGTGGGGCGCTCCGGCAAGCCGGCATACGCGTACCTGTTCTACCCCAAGGACCACGCGCTGACCGAGCTGGCCATGAAGCGGCTGCGCATCATCTCCGACTTCACCGAACTGGGCGCCGGCTTCAAGGTAGCGATGAAGGACCTCGAGGTACGCGGCGCCGGCAACCTGCTCGGCGGCGAGCAGTCGGGCGACATCCTGGCGGTGGGCTACGACATGTACGTGCGCCTGCTCGACCAGGCGATTGCCGCGATGGGGGGCAACGGGCGCCGCGCGGACCTGGACATTCCCGACGTCTACCTGGAACTGGAGTACTCCGGCTATATCCCGGACGACTACATCTCCGAGCCGGTGGTGAAGATGGAGGTGTACAAGAAGATCTCCAGCGTGACGGCGGCGGCCGAGCTGGAGCGTGTGCACGGCGAGCTGATAGACCGCTTCGGGCCGCTGCCCGACGTGGTGCTGAGCCTGCTGTCGATCGCCGAGATACGCATCGCCTGCCGGCGCCTGGCGGTTGCGTCCCTGCGCGAGCAGCGTGGCGTGGTGCGGGTGGAGTTTGCCCGGCTGCAGCAGGTGTCGGTGGAGAAGGTGACGCGCCTGATCGCGGACAGCGGCGGCAGCGTGCGCCTCGATGCGGCGCGGCCCAACTGCCTGCTGATCGACACCGGCGGCATCGGCCTGCGCGAGAAGAGTGAATTCCTGAGCGAAAAGCTCGGCGCCCTGGTGTAGCACCGCGGTCCCGAAGCTGCCGCTACGCGCCCTCCCGCGGCGTTGGCGCGAGGTGATCTGAGGTGATCCCCGCCGTGGCGGGCAGGCGTGCGGCGAGCGTGCTATGCTAAGCGAGTGAGGGGCGATGCCGGAACCTGACGCGACCCTGCCGCTGTTCCCGCTCAACGTGGTGCTGTATCCGCGCGCGCCGCTGCCGTTGCACATCTTCGAGGAACGCTACAAGGAGATGGTAGCCGCGGCGCTCGACGGCGAGGGCGTGTTCGGAATGGTGTGCGCCGGCAAGGCCGGCGTGGCGCGCGTGGGGTGCACGGCCAAGATCGTCAAGGTGATCCGGCGCTACGACGACGGCCGCATGGACATCCTGACGGTCGGCATGCGCCGCTTCCGCATTGCCCGCCTGGTAACCGACGAGGCGTACTTGCAGGCGCAGGTGAGCTACTTCGGCGACGAAGCCGCCGGCACCGGCGGGAAGCTGGTGGCGCGCTGCATGAAACTGTACCGCGAGATCTACGAATCGACGCCGGGCAACCTTCCGGAAGCGGACCTGGAGGAATGTTCCGCGACCGTGGCGTCCTTCTACCTGGCCTACTTCAGCGACCTGTCGCTGGTCCGCAAGCAGCAGTTCCTGGAACTCACCGACCCGAACACCCGCCTGCGCGCGTTGCGCAAGGCATTCGAGACGCGCCTGCGGGAACGCCAGGAGAGCCGCCGCCGGGCACGCCGGATCGAGGGCAACGGCCACCTCCCCCCGCGATAGCGGTCGCACGGGGGCAATGCTGCCCGGCTGGCCGGGCTGCCGGGCCCTGCCGGGCCGTGCGAGCGTTGCTCCGCGAGCGGGAGGCGGGCTATCCTGACGGTCGGGAGGGGACTGTTGCTGGACGAGGTGGTGGCCGGCCTGCGCGGCGACCCGGCGTTCATGAGCGGGGTGTGCCATTGGCAGGTGGTGCCGGCGCGGGACGCCCGCACCAGGCCGTTTGCGCCGGTGGTCGACGCACGTCTGCGCGCGGCGCTGCGGCGGCGCGGCATCGGCGCGTGGTATACCCACCAGGAGCGCTGCTTCGAGTTGGCGCGGGCCGGCCGCAACGTGGTGCTGGTCACGCCTACCGCCTCCGGCAAGACGCTGGCCTACAACGTGCCGATCCTGCAGCGGTGCATCGAAGACGCGGACGCCTGTGCCCTGTACCTGTTCCCGACCAAGGCGCTGGCGCAGGATCAGCGCCACGAACTGGACGGACTGGTCCGTGAAGCCGGGCTCGGCGTGCAGGTGGCCACCTACGACGGCGACACGCCCACCTCCGCCCGCCGCGCGATCCGCGGCCGCGCGCGGCTGGTCATATCCAACCCCGACATGCTGCACGCGGCGGTGCTGCCGCACCATCCACAATGGGAGCGCTTCTTTCGCGGGCTGCGCTTCGTGGTGATTGACGAGCTGCATACCTATCGCGGCATCTTCGGGTCCCACTTCACCAACGTGCTGCGCCGCCTGCACCGGCTGACCGCGTTCTATGGCGTGCGGCCCCGGTTCCTGTGCTGTTCGGCGACCATCGGCAATCCGCGGCAACTGGCGGAGCGCATCGTCGGGCAGCCGGTCGAGCTGATCGCGGACAGCGGCGCGGCGAGCGGGGAGCGCCACTTCGTGCTGTACAACCCGCCGCTGGTGGACCGCGAGCAGGGAATCCGGCGCAGCGTGGTGCTGGAGGCGCGTTCGGTGGCGGCCCGGCTGCTGCGCCGCGGCATCAAGACCATCGTGTTCGCACGCTCGCGGGCGCGCACCGAGTTGCTCACCGCCTACATTCGCGATGCGCTGGTCCGCACCGGCGCCGACGAACGTGATGACCGCGAATCGAGCGAGCGCGGCGGCGGGCGGCTGGCATCGTACCGCGGCGGCTACCTGCCGAGCGAGCGGCGCGCGATCGAGCGCGGGCTGCGCGACGGCACGCTGGACGGCGTGGTAGCCACCACCGCCCTGGAGCTGGGCATCGACATCGGCAGCCTGGACGCCTCGGTGCTGGCAGGGTTCCCCGGCACCATCGCCGCCACCTGGCAGCAGGCGGGCCGTGCCGGACGGCGCAACGCGGCCGCCCTGTCGATCCTGATTGCCTCGGCGGCGCCGATCGACCAGTTCATCATCCGCCATCCGGAGTACTTCTTCACCGGCTCCCCGGAGAGCGGCTGGGTGGACCCGGACAACATCCACGTGCTGCTCGGCCACGTGCGCTGCGCGGCGTTCGAGCTGCCGTTCGCCGACGCCGAGTTGCGCGACCGCGGCGCGGCGACCGGTACCGACCGCGTTGCGGCGGTGGGCGACGACGGCCGGGCGCCGTTCGGGGGCGCTGCCGGCGAACTGCTGCGCCACCTTGGCGACCGCGGTGAGGTGCGCGCCGCCGCGGGACGCTGGTATTGGACCGACAGCTCCTATCCCGCCGGGCGGGTGTCGCTGCGCACCGCTACGTCCGCCAACGTGGCCATCACCGACCACACCGGCGGCCGGCGGCAGGTCCTGGGCGAGATGGACCTGCCGTCCGCCAAGACGCTGCTGTTCCCCGGCGCCATCTATCTCCATCACGGTGCTTCCTACATCGTCACCGGTCTCGACCCGGACCGGCACCACTGCAGCGTGGAGCAGACCGACGCCGGCTACTTTACCGAGGCGATCGTGCAGTCGGAGCTGACCATTGCGCGGCGCGACAGCGACGAGGTGCGCGCCGGGCTGGGGCTGCTGCTGGCAGATATCCGGGTGGTGCGGCGGACGACGGGGTTCCGGAAGCTGCGCTACGGCACCCATGAGAAGATCGGCACCGGTGACATCGACCTGCCGGCCGACGAGATGTACACCTGTTCGGTCGTGCTGCACTTCCCGCGTCGGACGGCGGGCGGGGCATACCTGGCGCGCTGCGGCGCGGCGCAGCGCTCGTTCGCGGTCGAGGGGATGGCGGCGCTGCTGCACAACGTGGCGCCGCTGTTCCTGCTGTGCGATCCGGGCGACCTGGCGGTGGCCGCGCGCGCGCGGGATGCCGAGCTCGACTGTCCGGCGGTGTACCTGTACGACGCCTGTCCGGGCGGCTCCGGGCTGGCGGCGGGGCTGCATGGGCAACTGGCGCGGGTGCTGGACGGCTGCCGCGACCTGCTGGCGGCGTGTCCGTGCGCCGCCGGCTGTCCGTCCTGCATCGGCCCCCCGGCTGCGCTGCCGGCCGGCGTGCCCGCGCACGGTGCGAACGGTGCCGGCGGCGGGCCGGACAACGGCAAGGAGCGGCTGCTGGAGGCTCTGGCGCACCTGCATCCGGGCACGCCGGCGCGCGCGCCGACGGGTTCGACGGCTGGGGTGGCAACGGCGGTCGCGCCGGTCGCCGCGCTGGCGGAGGAGATGGGGTGAGCGCGTCGGTCCGGGAACGGCTCGGCATGATGACCGGGTCCGAGCTGGCGGAGCCGCAGCCGC
Encoded proteins:
- the mfd gene encoding transcription-repair coupling factor — its product is MSKRRSRRKALRRAPAPPPGGVQLARLVRKNVADAEAPRELLRRVAGGELPAAIEGVQGGFAAVLLHWLREAADGPLVVVTPTEQEADLLADDLALTAEPVAGRGLTARASGTSSAPHAALQAHGGSAAQAVPTAALTIANGRPTRAVAGAANRRNRIRRFPWWGLLPYASASPLPAVFGERAGVLAELVTAPEQIDILVTSIRALLTPVPPPDYLCERVFRVAVGSDLDPIEVEEQLVTLGYVRVPRVSIHGEFSVKGEVIDIYPYDREHAVRAVLDFDTVEELREFEPATQRSVAALAEAAVYPAREVHMAGAELDTLAANLAQPSLPEEGRELFLDAVRRDPDARGAEMFFPLCFAEPANLLQILPPGALLVLAGEERLAATFDAVRKEYQALYRQAMAGGHFGPLPKSLLLDYHRLIGDHPRRVAVHELAPSASAVEFGAPQEPRLRLPCDPPRSFFGNIPYFRDEVGRLLAAGNEVLIFAVYEHQAQRLAALLGELGRSAQVRIFPQSISAGFALPDAGVVVIQENEIFGRKRRIPREAAAARSEAIDSFVDLSAGDYVVHVNYGIGKYHGLERMKVLGNERDYIDLEFGGDEHVYLPIEQVNLIQRYVGKEGRAPKLDRIGGKAWESRKAKVRKSVEELAERLIQLYARRKRVQGTAFDHDTDWQAQFEAGFPYQETDDQITCIEEVKADMEAPSPMDRLICGDVGFGKTEVALRAAFKAVMGGKQVAVLTPTTILAEQHFETFLERFQAFPVKIEMLSRFRSRQEQRSVVAAVGAGGVDVVIGTHRLIQKDVQFKNLGLLVIDEEQRFGVKHKERLKELKANIDCLTLTATPIPRTLHMSLTKIRDMSLITTPPQNRLPIETFIQEFDEELVADAIRKELARGGQVFYLHNRVRSIREIMGFLVRLLPEASIEFAHGQMGEADLEEVMHRFVGGEFEVLVTTTIIENGLDIPNVNTIIIDRADMFGIAQLYQLRGRVGRSGKPAYAYLFYPKDHALTELAMKRLRIISDFTELGAGFKVAMKDLEVRGAGNLLGGEQSGDILAVGYDMYVRLLDQAIAAMGGNGRRADLDIPDVYLELEYSGYIPDDYISEPVVKMEVYKKISSVTAAAELERVHGELIDRFGPLPDVVLSLLSIAEIRIACRRLAVASLREQRGVVRVEFARLQQVSVEKVTRLIADSGGSVRLDAARPNCLLIDTGGIGLREKSEFLSEKLGALV
- a CDS encoding LON peptidase substrate-binding domain-containing protein gives rise to the protein MPEPDATLPLFPLNVVLYPRAPLPLHIFEERYKEMVAAALDGEGVFGMVCAGKAGVARVGCTAKIVKVIRRYDDGRMDILTVGMRRFRIARLVTDEAYLQAQVSYFGDEAAGTGGKLVARCMKLYREIYESTPGNLPEADLEECSATVASFYLAYFSDLSLVRKQQFLELTDPNTRLRALRKAFETRLRERQESRRRARRIEGNGHLPPR